The stretch of DNA TGGCGGCGACGCCCTTCCAGAATCCGCATCCGGGCGACGGCCGGCGTCCTCGAGAAGAACGCGAGATGCACGCCGAAACCGTCGTCGGTGTAGTTCTGCGGACCGGTGTCGGCGACCAGTTCGGCGAAGCGGGCCTCACCCTGCGGGGTCAGCCGGTAGACGCGCCGTCCGCGACGGACCTTCGAGCCGGTCGCCGTCTCGGCCTCGTCCTCGGTGATGAGTCCGTCCGCGCGCATCCGGCGCAGCGTTGGATAGAGCGAGCCGTAACTGAACGCACGGAAGGCGCCGAGGAGGCCGGTCAGACGCTTACGCAACTCGTACCCGTGCATCGGCGCCTCGAGCAGCAGTCCCAGGACAGCCAATTCGAGCATGTCGGGAACTCCTCTCGATGCGTTGTGACGGCTGGATGCAGCACCCAATGTATCGCATCGATATAACCGCGACCGAACCAATCAGTAGCTTCTCGTCTTTGATCTCCATCACAGGTCGACGTCACAGCACGCGCGTCTACGCTGGAGGCCGTGCAGCGTCAACTCGTCGACTACGCCCTCGCGCGGCGGAGCACCCTGGCTCGCCTCCGTGCGGGCTCCACGGCGCTCGAGGGCGTGTGCGACGCCGACACCTATCTCCTGCGGGCCGCGAAGTTCCACGGCACGGGCACGGATCGTCCGTGCCCGGTCTGCCGGAAGGAGCAGGTCACCCTGGTGTCCTGGGTGTTCGGCGGAGTGGGTGGAACCCCGTCGGGAACGGCGCGCACCGAGAACGAGATCGTGGCGCTGGCGACCTCGTCGCCGGAGTTCACCGTGCACGTCGTCGAGGTGTGTCGGACGTGCCGTTGGAACTATCTCGTGCAGTCGTACGTTGCAGGTGTGCCCCGGGGTGCAACGAAGCGTCGACGGGTTGCGAAATAGTCGATGAGGTCGCGTCGATGTGACTCGGTCGGCGAGTGAGCGGAGTTGGCAGCAGGGCTGCCGTACGTCAAAGTTGTTCTATACGGCCCGGCAGGGCCGGTGAGCGCAGAGAAGTGGGTGAGCGATGGCCAGCGACGCTGGTGACAAGTCAGACGGGCGACGGACCGCTGCGAAAGCGGCGGCGTGGATCGTGGGCCTGGTGGCGGGCGCGGTGCCCGTCGTCGCGATCATCGGTGTGATCGCATTCGTCTTCACCTACGTGACGGTCGACGTGCCCGCACCCGGCGACATCAAGCAGTCGCAGGTCGCGACCATCGTCAACGCCAACGGCGGAGTGATCTCGAAGATCGTTCCCGACGAGGGCAACCGGATCGACGTCAAGTACGACCAGATCCCCGCCTCGATGGTGGCCGCGGTCAAGGCGGCCGAGGACCGCGACTTCGACTCCAACGCGGGATTCTCGCTCAGCGGCTTCAGCCGGGCCGCGCTGGGCAAGCTCAAGGGCAGTGACGCCGGTGGCGGTTCGACGATCACCCAGCAGTACGTGAAGAACGCGATCGTCGGCGACGAGGTGACGTACAAGCGCAAGTTCAAAGAGCTCGCCATCGCCACCAAGATGAGCAAGAAGTGGGCCAAAGAGGACATCATGGCCGCTTACCTCAACACGATCTACTTCGGTCGCGGCGCCTACGGTGTGGCCGCGGCGGCCAAGGCCTACTTCAACCGCGACATCACGAAGGTGACGCCGGCCGAGTGCGCCGACCCCAAGTTGCCCAGGGGCAAGCGCGCAAACTGCATGACCGACTCCGAGTCGGCATTGCTCGCAGGCATCATCCGCGGACCGTCGATCTACGATCCGGCCGTCGACCCGGAGTTGGCCACCAATCGGTGGAACTACGTCCTCGACGGCATGGTCTCGATCGGGTTCCTCACGAAGGCCAAGCGCGAGACCGAGAAGTTCCCGCGCGTCATCGATCCGACACAGGACGACTCGGCCGCCAAGGAGGGCCCCAACGGGCACATCAAGCAGAAGGTGATGGCCGAACTGGAGAAGATCGGCATCAGCGAGCAGGAGGTCCGGACCGGCGGTCTGAAGATCACCACGTCGATCCGCCCCAAGGTGCAGAACGCGCTCATCGAGCAGGCGCGCGCCAAGATGTCCGGTGAGCCCAAGGACCTGCGCACCGCGTCGGTCTCGATCGACCCGGCCACCGGCGGTGTCGTCGGCTACTTCGGCGGCACCGACGGAAACGGTTGGGACTACGCCTCAGCCGGTCTGCAGACCGGCTCGGTGTTCAAGGTGTTCGCGCTCGTCGCGGGACTGGAGCAGGACATCCCGTTGTCGCAGCAGTACTCGTCGGACCCGTACCAGGGTCCGGGCGGCCTCACCATCAACAACTCCGACGGGGAGAGCTGCGGCACCTGCAATCTGGCGACCGCACTCAAGATGTCGCTCAACACCGTCTACTACCGCCTCATGATGGATCTGAACGGC from Gordonia humi encodes:
- a CDS encoding transglycosylase domain-containing protein; protein product: MASDAGDKSDGRRTAAKAAAWIVGLVAGAVPVVAIIGVIAFVFTYVTVDVPAPGDIKQSQVATIVNANGGVISKIVPDEGNRIDVKYDQIPASMVAAVKAAEDRDFDSNAGFSLSGFSRAALGKLKGSDAGGGSTITQQYVKNAIVGDEVTYKRKFKELAIATKMSKKWAKEDIMAAYLNTIYFGRGAYGVAAAAKAYFNRDITKVTPAECADPKLPRGKRANCMTDSESALLAGIIRGPSIYDPAVDPELATNRWNYVLDGMVSIGFLTKAKRETEKFPRVIDPTQDDSAAKEGPNGHIKQKVMAELEKIGISEQEVRTGGLKITTSIRPKVQNALIEQARAKMSGEPKDLRTASVSIDPATGGVVGYFGGTDGNGWDYASAGLQTGSVFKVFALVAGLEQDIPLSQQYSSDPYQGPGGLTINNSDGESCGTCNLATALKMSLNTVYYRLMMDLNGGAQDVADTAHKLGIAESFGTIQHTLAEKNGKPEGGVVLGQYPSRVLDMASAYATLAASGIYREPYFVQKVETSTGDVLFDREKNKGERVVSAAVADNVTAAMEPIAAYSNGNSLYDSSLGARPSASKTGTAQLGDTGENKDAWMVGYTPQLSTAVWVGTNDGTALRNYSGGTIYGSGLPAQIWKAQMDAALAGDPIEQFPDPESVGGQAGVPYEPPPTSYTETYTQDRETTRRRNTPRLPGQGEDGDITIAPGVTIPFGNGGDSGNGGDSGNGGNSGNGGDSGGGDTNSPGGGTGQGGNDTGPGAADTEP
- a CDS encoding DUF5318 family protein, producing MQRQLVDYALARRSTLARLRAGSTALEGVCDADTYLLRAAKFHGTGTDRPCPVCRKEQVTLVSWVFGGVGGTPSGTARTENEIVALATSSPEFTVHVVEVCRTCRWNYLVQSYVAGVPRGATKRRRVAK
- a CDS encoding PadR family transcriptional regulator → MLELAVLGLLLEAPMHGYELRKRLTGLLGAFRAFSYGSLYPTLRRMRADGLITEDEAETATGSKVRRGRRVYRLTPQGEARFAELVADTGPQNYTDDGFGVHLAFFSRTPAVARMRILEGRRRQVEERREGLRDMLGRSSRGNDHYTRQMHELSLETSEREVQWLNKLIADEASANSQDLHVDAPTTGDGIEEGKKSAVQQSAVSPQNEGEPDHG